Below is a genomic region from Erigeron canadensis isolate Cc75 chromosome 7, C_canadensis_v1, whole genome shotgun sequence.
ttattttcttttttgatataGTGAGACATGTTTGGTTAGAAAAGTCTAATTTGAGAGTTAATTAGTGTTTATGGTACCTCAAACAGAACAATTGATAAGAAATCAATTTATTGAGATTGTCTAACAAGAaatcatataaagaaaaaaaaagtaatctcCAAGCAACTTGTGAGAAGTCTATTTTGTATAAAGGCAACAATCCAATTGGGcctcataaatcataaatggtCATATGAGCAAAGGAATTAATAATCATACCACATCTTTTTACAAAACTACCATGATTATGCATTATACACATGTATTATGTGTTATATTAGTTTCACAAtgtgataaataaattaataaaaaattgtgGTTCAAGTATGGCTCCCATATCAACACTAATTTCAAATTATATTAGAAAGCTAATTTGGTATTGGATAAATTAAAATACACCCACACTTtagcattttttatttttattttttaaatgtaaatttcaCTTAAAACATCGTGTTGTGATTCGACCGTGAGGGGTCTATCATCTGTGTTTTAACCAGTTCCGCGTTatagagctctctcgaagtaaaaatgtctatttcaaatatccgATGAGAGAAAACCCCTATTATCCGTCTAAAAACACGACGATTAATAATGGTAAACACTTTCCTCCTTCAAGATTCGAACTTAAGGTTACCAGGCCTAAACTAAACCCCTTCATTGAAAAACTTCCTTGTGGTGCAACATGAAGCACTAGTATAACTATATGCCAAGTGACAGTCGAACATTATAGATGACCTAAAgttatatttcaatttttttttgtacacttaGAAATATTTTATTGGTGACGAGTTGATTTTCATTGAGCAATTTGATAACGTCGAAACTTGGTTATTACGTAGTATAacctatttaaaatttttttgcgTGAATAGTGAAACTTTCCTTCTTTTGGGTTTTATATATcgtattttgatttattttattatttttagggTGCTAAAGTTTTAATGTCTTATACTTTACCTATTAAATCTTTtggaactttttatttatatcctTAAAGTTTTATGTGTATTCATGGTACTTCGCTTTAGTTCTTTTATTTGCACCATGAAAGTTTTAAGTTTCTAATCTTTATCTTTCAAGATAGTTTACGACTTTTTATTTCGAcataaaagttttgtgttttaagAGTTACGTATGATgtccttttttttcttaatgcGAACATTtgacatattaaaattaatgacCCACATTCAAGTCTGTATCTAATCATTATCCATGTTCAATGAccgggtataacactagttATATATTAATGAGGAATGGATACCTTGTCTTAgggatttttttttccccaatctatgaaataatatatagtggtagttttattaatacaaattaataatgacatatCGTTGATGATATAAGGTCTTTGCTATAAGTGATCTACCAACTATAGGGCTCTCAATCGGTCGATTTGGATGGGGTTGATAGGTTGGAAATTCCTGACCCTAACCCGACCTATtaaaagtttcaggtcagaaattttAATTTGGATAGTGTCAGACAGGGTTGATTTTAGTTCAAGTAAAAAttttttaacagcgagttaATAGTTattagttagcattcgagacactaTATTGACATCTAATTGAGCAGTATGCGGAACTCAAACCACACATGCTTGAGATGAAACTCAGGACTCTTGAAGACCCCCTTAATAATCCACTactaaaaatgtgaaaaatcagaTTTGAACATGGACTTCTCTAAGATGTAAGACTTTACCAATAGGGGACTGATTTGCttaaaaaagtattttattgaaacacataaaataaatgctaaatgacatatatgtatcctttgaaaaaaaaactaagtatTTCAAAACAAACCTTGATACCCTCCGTAaccctttttaaatatttattttgtttcattATTCATGGTTCAGATTATTTGTGCCGTCACCATTCAAAGAGCAACCTTTTTATTAACAAATGTAAGTAACAACTAACAAGCCATGTAATTGAACATTCTTTATAATTGGTTGTTGATTTAACAAGACTGATAATCGTTTAGATTTTGTTTCATATAGCATATTCAACATTTTTTGTATGTTAAAAAAATCATGACACTTTGTCACTTTCCTTGACAACTTTTAGaaataatttgaatattttGTATGAATTGAGATTTGCATGGGTTTGAATTATAAAAGTTGCatctttgttttgtttataaTGGTATTGTATATGTGTTACACGTTGTGCGGGACtgacaacataaataaaaaatacaataacagatagttacattattattcataactTATGATAATATTAAAATCTGTCAGACTACGACTGATTCAAgcaataaaattatagtttatgaatatgatatacgtcaaatacgttaaagcatgactaataagtactttaaaaaaatatataacaaatataatatatattcataaatataatatagaaaatatactttgaaaaaaataaacataatataataaacaaccTCATTGTTATTGaatcaataaaaaaacatagtattatgtatataaacatctttgtaTTCATAttagaaatagaaaaataaataataataataattaggattatgattataattgatgattaagatcatacatgacaacataaatataaaaattttaaaaagttacaaatcattaagagattaaaagatatttatatgttagaattaaatttaattattaaaataatattacataTCCACCAGCCGATCATTAAGAGATTTACTACatatatagtgtttttttttttactttttaattttattattaataattaagataaagaataatttttaaatgaatgtttaaaattagaaaattaatgtaagtatgacacataatgaaaaatcctacatgaCATTCTCTTATAATTGCCAACTAATCAAAAAATTATTcgcttttagttatataaagagatgtattgtttttctttttcttttctttttcctgaGAAAAGTAAGATTCAATggttattaaaatttatttttctattgtGTTTTTTACATTAGTTTTGCTTGAAGCATATCAAAGTTGAGTGATACGCTGTTTGAAAAGCCATCGACTAATacttcatgtatatatatatataaaacgaaTAAAAAAAAGGGGTAGTTTTGTAAATTAACATAAAAGAGAGTAAAATATAATAAGGATAtaaaaatcatttaattaattacttagCGTGCACATCAATCGTTTCCTTTAACACATCAGTTCCCTTACCAATAGGTCACCAATCCGTTGGCTTTAGCTTAAATAGATTTAatattaaagattttaaacagcAAGGTTGCTAAACTAAACTTACTTATAAATTGACAAATTAAatcataatttataataattcaaAACAAAGTACTAAATACTAAATCTATAATATTATTTAGAATACTAACCactcaatttttttatattaaaatattaaaaattgagAATAATAAAGTAATTATCATTATCTGTAAAATATTAGATACAAAAAAAGTTCCATTAGTATTgatacaaaaaaatttaaaaagttattctaaaaataaaatatatatttaaaagttcTATAAAAGaatatacaatattttattaaaaatatatatctataaactaTCTATTAtagaaaatgattttttttaatgacaatttAGGATCGCCGTTGGGTCACTAGCTCATCCGATCATCTCTATTCCTCAAATGAAATAACCTACCATTTATTTTGTCCAACATAAGACTCAATTTTTGTCACATGCGAGACTTAAACTTATGATTTTGTATTGGGTGTCTCACCTGAACTACTTGGACTTAGAATCGTtgatatggaaaatgattaaaacGTAGAAAAATGAACTCAACAATATGATCGAGGTATTTGACGAAATCATAAGTAATTATATAGAAAGACAAAAGGTGAATGAATGTATTACATCTATCTTTAGATTCAAGTTTTAAGCAATGCTCATCTTTGTCTTGATTTGAGTTGTATCTATGTCGGCGACTGGATTTTGGTGCCTATATTTTTGCTTCTCTTTGTTTCTTTAAAGATAAAATAGAACGAAATTTGTGGTAGGAAACACTTTTAAATAGCTAAATAAATAATTCTACTGTATTTGTCTAGTCTAGGTTGATTAATTGTCTTAGTAGTGAGGGAAAATGACAATCCTTTTAGGTCCACATCACTCGAAGAGTATAGCCATTGTTTACTTTGACTAAACTTTAATGGTTTTTCAGTAGGCCAAGCCGCCAAGCTAATTTGGTCAAATTAACACCTCACCCTTGACGTCATTGCTTAACAGTAAGTCAATAGGAAATCCAAACCTTCGTACAAGGGTTGCTCAGTTGTGTTTTTGACTATGGTGGATGTCTCAGAGCTCGAGTCTTCTATGAGGTGGCTTCACTTCAATAGAACCGAGTCTTTCCCATTAGGTCCAATCTTAAGTCTTGCATACTTCCCAGTTAAACGGCACTAACATAATGGAACTAGATTATTATTAGTTGTCCGGGTATACGGGTCGTTATATTCATGTActacttgtaattttttttataaaaatgaggTACTTTTTTATCGGTTTTATAAAAATGaggtaatttttttataaaaatgaggtactttttttttttatcgttaaTGTAATTAACCATAAGTTTTTCAAGATAATTTACTAACAATAgaacttataaatatatacatatgcaactaataaaaagaaaactcataaaaacCGTTAAAAATAGCAAagagataatcttaaaaatactaaaaatcaTAACGACTTAGTCATGATTGTTACTTTACACCGATGCAAGGTCAGTCATAAAATGTGCTAAAAGtcaatttaaattttgattccGTCATTGAACACAAGAAAATGAGTCTATACAAAGCATGGTATTTTGATGAGCAACATACATTGTCAATAGTTACTTTTGCACAAAATATACcttgaaataaattttttatattgtaaCAAAATTTGGATGGGAGCAGTTGACCAAACTGCCCCCAAAGTAAAGTCGTCCTTGGTTGTGGACTGATTCCATTCAGAGAACGAAGTGCGCTAAAAACGTGGTTAGAGGAATTTGTTTTGTGTGTGAAATAGCGAAATGATGTCTTCTTCAAATCCAAAAAGCCTGAGTTGTGACGAGGTATTTTCTTCGATTGTTTCTTTATCTTATCTTTGGTTATCGAAGCGTtgttaaactttgatttttcgTGGCCACTTGGATAACAATTCCAAGTGTTTTGTTGTAATTTTAAGGTTCATTTATTTCAATAAAATTTGGTTGTTGATAAAAAACCCTTATGGTGAgtattttaagtatttaatgacACTTGCACTCTACGTGTGAATCTAGGAATTGTATCACATCTTATTtgaatttaatcattattacgGCAAAAAATTAGACTTTCATCTTTAAGCGAAATCAGTGATTCAATTgctatttaacaaaaaaaaaaagtaaaaaaatctTTGACATGTttctgaagaaaagaaaaatggaacGAAGAAATAGTATTGGTAAACGCTTGTATTATGGAAGTTCTAGATTGCTTTACAATATTTTACATGCCTTTCGAATTACGTTACTAATGCGAATGACGTTGATATTTTACCCAACTAAGTGAAACATGTTACACTTTTCtttcttcatatttttataactttagcCTTCTCCAAAAGTTATCAACACCACCCGTCAAAGTTGGAACAAGGGAAGTGTTATataaacgagagcaagtatctGCGCGTTGCGATGGTGAGATAGTggtggtgatacctaggtcatagaatgtgataggttataggagttgatatgtcatagagtatgataatcaaatgccttagctatacgggctccgccctcagatttaaaaatttgtcgaaagtatatcgaatgacatctctaatgaaagagcatgaaattttaagaacatccatacaatttttataatttatcgatgtatgatttttgagataaaagatttttgaatgaattggaggaataaaagatttatggaggaaagaaaaaaaaatgattggttgagatttgaggagaaaaaaagggtattatggttattttagataaatatataatagatgagagggtattttggggatgtacttaagatcaatattgaaaatttcaactcaatgttaAAGATCTGAaaagaatctgctttataatataatatagataatcatatttttacttcaaaatatatagatttgtctagcaatttcattttgttcaaacaaatacacaaaaaatatatttcacttttttttttcccttgcATTGTGGAAAACCGCCTTGAGCACGGTGACTTTTTTCTGTTTCTCTTTTTGAATAATTGAGTTGCATGCATGTACAAAGCATATCAAGGATTATCGAGTTCAAACTTCAACACCGCAAGCTACGAATGTGGTCCATGTGTGGGCTTATATAGCTGGCGAGTCGTTGTATGGAAGACTGGAACTTTAAGCTTAGTCCTATTTGAACAACCAGATCGAGCAGactaaaagtattaaaaaaaaaggaaaatgctaaaaaaaagtcCTTAGGGTTTCACTTAACTTAACGTACATAAAAGGattgtacatttccatattaaaagcccatcccctaaattttatgataaatgtacaactaattaatacaccTTAATGAATGCCTTTAGAACTtcgtttagaaaaaaaaaaaatgcatttagTGACCCACAAAAATGGTGTCAAATcgattttataaaaatataataaatggtTTATCATTTTGGTCCGGTTGACACTTTCGGGCTAAACTTGCAACCATTTCCCAACTTTCataccaaaaaccaaaaaatgtaaaaaagatCAACAAGGGTCCGAAAAAGTACTACAAAATTTCTAGCAGGTAATAATCGATATTCATCGACAGCCCCTGATCCTATGTAGTTGgtctttcaaaacttcaaaacaAAATAGCTCGTAATAGGAGTTTCAAACCAGCCCGCTGATCAAAGAATCTGCAGACTAGTTATATTTGCTTCTGATGAAAGGTTTATTTGGTTTTACAGGTATCATAACATCTATTATAAGTTTGTAACCTGAAAACTTTAAGCATCAAGTGGCAATGAAAACTATATTCAAAAACCTGAGTGAAGTTATACAAAGTTTCAATGTGTCACAAAATGAACATAATACAACATGACCCAAAAACCATGCAAACCACATCTAAACCTCATTATGTTCATTCTATGTCGTCCTCCTTTCTCATTGCTCTTCTGTTTCCATTGACACCAGAAGTCATCTCAGCCTCCGCAGTCACTGGGGGCAACCGCTCATATGCTACAGACCGTCGTGGCAAGACCCTAAACTTTCCAAAATCTAGTATCTGCACGAGCTTTTCATAGCCGAATTTCTGTTGAAGATGTACAATAAACGCAAGAATGATTGCTATTAATGGTATTGCTATGTCCCCTATCTTTGAGTAGAAATCGAGATGTGGGTTTACAAACTCGTAATCTTCAGAAAAGTAAGGGTTGGGGATTGGGGACCGAATGTAATCGTAAATATGGGGGAGGAGTCTAATTATAGTTAACCCGAAAAAGTATGATTTGCGTAATGGTCTGACATTAATCTGCCATATTAAGTTACCTATAACTTGTGGAAGTAAAAATAAATCTTGAACCAGCCCGACATATTCCTCGAGTTCCACCAGCCATGATTGTAGCTTGTGGAGAACTAGAACACATATGAACCCAAGTATATGGATCAGCCCTGAAATGATAAGGACCCTTCGGTCAGATGGCACACGGTTTGGTTCTAGTGGAGCCCGGGTGAGTAACCTGGCCCGAGATCTCCAAACTTTCTGGTAGAGGCGCAATGTCAACGAAAATGAAACCAATACAAGAATCTTCACTGTGTAATCTATAACTTGAATCATTTGACTTTTCTCGAGAACCGAAGAATCTTCATACgagtttgactttttaaaaaTCGCTTCGGCTCCTGTAACAAGTGGAATCCCGTACCCAACTGCTTGAATTGCTAACATCACGATTGAGACATAAGGGACCGAGTCTGAATTCTCTTTGATGTAAAACAATTCACTTAAAATACAACCAATTGCTACGGAAAGTGTAAGAGCCCGTAAGATCCCCTCTACGCCTCTTCTAGAAAGGATATCTTCTCGTTGAGCCCGATACATAATCGGGACAGTTTGAAGCTTGACCGGATTGAAAAAGAGGGGGTCAACTTCATTCCTTTGACTTGATATCAAAATACTAGCAGTTGGATTCACAAGCCAACGGGTCGTGGTTGGAGGATATGATACCACAACTTCAATCAAACAATCTAACCCATCTTCCAAATCCATACTATCAAATAAAACATTCCACGAGGCCCGTACGTCCCGACAACCAACCAAATACATTCTCCCAACAAGTGGATGATACAGTCCTTCTACGAAAAGATTAGAAAAGTTCCCATATTGTGAGCCTGTGAGACTAAGTTGAGCTGATATGTTCAATAACAGCTCCCTCTCGGTGTAAGTTTTTTTACCACGGTACGGGGTTTCTTCTTCTACAATTGAATCGTTTTGCAGAGACCAGTAATGACCGAATAATGGACCGATTGATAAAATCTCCAGTTGTAAATCTGTTCTTGAGAAACGATTCGGGCCAGATTCTGGCTCTGCAGGGTGGTGCAGTGTGAGATCTTCAGATAAAAGAGACAAACCAACTAGATACGAAGCGGCATCCTCCACTTTCGGGAAAGTCAATATTGACTTTTTGACCACGGTTCCGAAGCTGAAAGGCTCGTTTTTCTCAAGAACGGTTCCAGCTGACGCAATCTTGGAGTATTCATAAACTGGTTTTGACTCTGTGTACTGATCGTATAGCTCAGAAGGTCGGACCAGTTTCTCAAAAGCTAAAGGAAAATAAGATGAATTACCTGTTTTATCTTCATCAACACTCGAAATCGTTCCAAGAATGATGCTTCTTTGCTTAATCGAAAACGAGAGAGGAATGTATAAACAGATACGTGAATCACAGCTGCTCGCGTCTTGATCAACGATTCCACGGCAGCCAATCATACAGAGTTGCCCACTAGACGATTCCCACATCCCTTCAACTGAAAGGGTCATATTATTCAGTCCAGTTCTCTGAGCAACATTGTACTGATCCTCAAATGGCAGGATAACTCTAATAAGCCCAGCAACTTTCGTGAACTTACCATTTTGACCCTTTACAGTCGTTTCTTCACATCGAATATCTTGAAAAGCAAGTCTTACACCTTTAAAGCTTCCATTAGTCGATTTTATATGCTCGTCAGACTCAAACGGGCCCAATTTGCTACAAAATTCATAGGTCCCATTACATCTCCAGTTTGGGACAATGGTCAACGGGTCCTGACCTGTAAACCGTTCAAGAATAAGGCAGAAATCATCCCCCTTATACATCCCAAGCCCCGTATTTGAAAAATTATCTTTATAAGGGTATGGAGCACAAGCTTTTGCTACGAGTCTTTGAGAAATAAACTCATAATTTGCAGAAGCACTTAAAGATGCAGAAATGTGTACTTCATCAAAATACTTTTGGCTTGTTTTCAGGTTCAAACTTTTCAAGCTACCATAAATACCTCTTCTTGTCAAACTAAACATTTTCGGGTAACGAAGAACAAGCATAATTTGATCATCTTGAATAAGAGGTGGCTGGTTTATATATCCTGGTTCCTTAACCCAATCCCACGGGTTGCTAGAATCAGGATAACGATATGGCAACATCGTTTGACCAAGTAAACACATCACATTTTCCCCATTATTCTCATCAGTTTCTGACACAATCCCTTGAAAAGAAATTGTTAACTCTGAATGCTCGGGGTATATTTTAAAAGCCGGATTATCCTCATACGGCTTCAACCCAAATAAACCTCCTATTGTTATCCCAAGCTGCAATATCCCATTAACACTAACAGAGTTCTTGGACCTATGAGCTCGGTCTACATCCATAACCCAAAACGAAATCAAGTTCATCGGCGACATTTGCTCaaatgacccatttgacccaacTGGTTGTTTATGATCAAATGGCATCAATGGAGCTTTATCTAAATCTTGCCACCAATCACCATTAACAAATGACATTTTATCTTTAAGTCTAAATAGCCCTTTTCCATAAGGCTTTCTATTATTAGTATCAAGGGGTATAATTGAAGAACATGCCTTTTTAACTTCATCAATTCTATCATATTTAAATATCATTCTTGGCTCATTTTTAGATCCAAAACCACTAACTCTATTCCCATCAAAACCAATGAATCCAAACACTAATTTACTtataaaaatcacaaaaatccctaaaataaaaactaacttcatggtaaaaaagaaaacaaaaataacaaaataaaacaaaaaccttaCCAAGATTCAATCGTTTTTGAATACCCTTTTGCAGAATCTCGATCAAGAGCAGAAAATGAAACTTGGGTAtcaaaaaagtttcaaactttaagCAATAAATATAGCTAAAATTGAATTTACTGACTGTAAAACTAACCAGTGAGAAGAACCCTTTTGAGATTATGATTAAAGATTAAATCTTGGAGTGTTTTTTGGTAAAATTTGAGATGTATGGATTGAATGATTGATCAGAGAGTGTAGGGTAGAGAGTAATAAAAGAAGAAAGATTGAAGTTTAAGTCAACTTGAAATTTTGGTTAAGATGTGATTGTCTTATGATTTTCGTTTTCCTTTTTTAGGGTGACTTTTGTCAAATGTGTATTTTGAACTTTAATCCATGTAActaaataacttaaaaaattctcttaattaTGAGATGATAATATGTAAAAAgtcaaaagattaaaaaagaaaattagtagaTAACTCATATcatctttttatagttttaagagaattttaagctaatatttaaaaagattttccATATTTCTATCAAAATATATTACCAATATTATATTGTAGATTGtatttaccaatatatatatataacaaggttctaaatttttttttggagaaacaaggaccgttagatgagtttcaacttttaattacaacccttagatctaaataatagtaccattaccaaatttaatattaagtaaacacaacattagtccatctaatttaaataatttacatttttttgttttcaatcactaatttacactttccaCCATTAATATTCAATcactaatattaaaaaaacataatattagtccttgtattttaaataattaaatattgtatacttaataaagtatatatatacgtagGAAGCCATAGATCGATCGATCAGTGTAATATGTAAAcataataaactaatatatatatatatatatatatatgggaaagtgagtatgaggttgtcccccatctaagttTAGATGGGTAACCCctcatatttggtttttataatcataaaaatcataaggGCCAtgcatttatttaaaattcaaacaaatatttaatatttgtatgtgaggggttcctcATTTAAGCTTAaatgggggacaaccccatactcacttttctcatatatatatatatatatatattcatgcatGTATGAATTCATATTGTAACTGTACTATTAAATTATCAAATTGTTTACAATtgtattatatacattaaagtcttttagattatctgattattatttaaccaatatagataactattaatttattaattaaagaataattgatactagattaaacccgtacGTTGTACGAGATAATTgagaacataaatataaaaaaaaaattgatagttacattattattcatagttatggTAATATAAAGAACTGTCAGATTACAACTGATGGaaacaattaaattatattttatgaatatatgatatacgccaagtatatataaaagcaattaaaACTTATTATATGTTTGTCTCGCGTATTTAtattgtctcgcgtaatatgtgggaaaatataatttaacttttatatatacaaaaatacgattttcttaaataattaaccaattgaaatattttatttcactTAATGAACATTTGTCTATGTTGTTGAtcctatcaaattgaaaaacttattacttaacactttttaataagttatttattatatgtttttcttaataaatttaaatgttttacttaacacttttattatattatgaactttcaaatcttgattattatattataatttgcttttacataagtgatgttaattaaagtaaatattaaaagtttaaaattttactttcctaaatatttgagttttttaaatttcttacaTAAACccaatatttgtttcaaatattattaatattaataacaaaattcaaccatgattttacaaaaatactttgaaaaattctaaaaaaaaactataagtACATAATCCGAAACtcttaatatattaatgtaaaattaattttaaaaattctaaaggttaactataaacataaaaagtaaaCTTTCCGAAGGTGAGCAATTGACAAGATCTTAAACCTTTGGGAAATCCATCAGGGTATAAATCATACTTTCGaaatttgtaggagtggataaTTAAGAGGGTTTTTGATATTACTTGGTTATAACCCAAACATACGTAgttcaaatgctaactacttttgttttgttaaattttatttatatgtgtatttatataaacattaaactatgtgaaaattgtaaaaaatgactaatatagttacactaattaaagaGAAGTCAAATCCATTAAGAGCTATTATTTATATTCTGCTAAACAAATTtgtttatattgaatttcaaactatcacttgatacaataatttgaagtgttactaattgtttataCAAACATACATTAACTTTGATCGTCAAT
It encodes:
- the LOC122607001 gene encoding uncharacterized protein LOC122607001 translates to MKLVFILGIFVIFISKLVFGFIGFDGNRVSGFGSKNEPRMIFKYDRIDEVKKACSSIIPLDTNNRKPYGKGLFRLKDKMSFVNGDWWQDLDKAPLMPFDHKQPVGSNGSFEQMSPMNLISFWVMDVDRAHRSKNSVSVNGILQLGITIGGLFGLKPYEDNPAFKIYPEHSELTISFQGIVSETDENNGENVMCLLGQTMLPYRYPDSSNPWDWVKEPGYINQPPLIQDDQIMLVLRYPKMFSLTRRGIYGSLKSLNLKTSQKYFDEVHISASLSASANYEFISQRLVAKACAPYPYKDNFSNTGLGMYKGDDFCLILERFTGQDPLTIVPNWRCNGTYEFCSKLGPFESDEHIKSTNGSFKGVRLAFQDIRCEETTVKGQNGKFTKVAGLIRVILPFEDQYNVAQRTGLNNMTLSVEGMWESSSGQLCMIGCRGIVDQDASSCDSRICLYIPLSFSIKQRSIILGTISSVDEDKTGNSSYFPLAFEKLVRPSELYDQYTESKPVYEYSKIASAGTVLEKNEPFSFGTVVKKSILTFPKVEDAASYLVGLSLLSEDLTLHHPAEPESGPNRFSRTDLQLEILSIGPLFGHYWSLQNDSIVEEETPYRGKKTYTERELLLNISAQLSLTGSQYGNFSNLFVEGLYHPLVGRMYLVGCRDVRASWNVLFDSMDLEDGLDCLIEVVVSYPPTTTRWLVNPTASILISSQRNEVDPLFFNPVKLQTVPIMYRAQREDILSRRGVEGILRALTLSVAIGCILSELFYIKENSDSVPYVSIVMLAIQAVGYGIPLVTGAEAIFKKSNSYEDSSVLEKSQMIQVIDYTVKILVLVSFSLTLRLYQKVWRSRARLLTRAPLEPNRVPSDRRVLIISGLIHILGFICVLVLHKLQSWLVELEEYVGLVQDLFLLPQVIGNLIWQINVRPLRKSYFFGLTIIRLLPHIYDYIRSPIPNPYFSEDYEFVNPHLDFYSKIGDIAIPLIAIILAFIVHLQQKFGYEKLVQILDFGKFRVLPRRSVAYERLPPVTAEAEMTSGVNGNRRAMRKEDDIE